A window from Variovorax sp. PBL-E5 encodes these proteins:
- a CDS encoding beta-ketoacyl-[acyl-carrier-protein] synthase family protein, producing MPPSRIQPLQISAYTATCAVGVGKAPLVAALEASRSGLRANDFGPQPLPTWIGRVDGLEDLRLPATLAKWDCRNNRLAWLGLQADGFLDAVAAARKRYGPARIALVLGTSTSSIGETELSYTQLVDGRFPPDQQRPAVHTPHSLALFVQEALGLEGPAETISTACSSSAKAFASAERLIRLGLVDAAVVGGVDTLCGSVLFGFNSLELVSPERCRPFDADRNGISLGEAAGFALIERGAGRLELLGYGEASDAHHMSTPHPEGLGAERALDDALARAGLATDAIDYINMHGTASAKNDEVEGALVARRFPAGTHASSTKGFTGHTLGAAGIVEAVISLLAIETGLKPGTVNTTTVDADCGPQIRLKPARCEVRYALSNSFGFGGNNCSLVFGKGAGA from the coding sequence GTGCCGCCCTCTCGCATCCAACCCCTCCAGATCAGTGCCTACACCGCGACTTGCGCGGTCGGTGTCGGCAAGGCCCCCTTGGTCGCCGCGCTCGAAGCGTCGCGCAGCGGACTGCGCGCCAATGATTTCGGACCGCAGCCGCTGCCGACCTGGATCGGCCGTGTCGACGGCCTCGAAGACCTTCGCCTGCCCGCGACGCTGGCGAAATGGGACTGCCGCAACAACCGCCTCGCGTGGCTGGGCCTGCAGGCCGATGGCTTCCTCGACGCCGTGGCGGCGGCGCGCAAGCGCTACGGCCCGGCGCGCATCGCGCTGGTGCTCGGCACCTCGACCTCCAGCATCGGTGAGACCGAGCTGTCCTATACCCAGCTGGTGGACGGCCGCTTTCCGCCCGACCAGCAGCGCCCGGCGGTCCACACGCCGCACTCGCTCGCGCTGTTCGTGCAGGAAGCGCTGGGCCTCGAAGGGCCGGCCGAGACGATCTCGACCGCCTGTTCGTCGAGCGCCAAGGCCTTCGCCTCGGCCGAGCGCCTGATCCGCCTCGGGCTGGTCGACGCGGCCGTGGTCGGCGGCGTGGACACGCTGTGCGGCAGCGTGCTGTTCGGCTTCAACTCGCTCGAGCTGGTGTCGCCCGAACGCTGCCGGCCTTTCGATGCCGACCGCAACGGCATCAGCCTCGGCGAGGCCGCGGGCTTCGCGCTGATCGAACGCGGCGCGGGCCGGCTCGAACTGCTGGGCTATGGCGAAGCGAGCGATGCCCACCATATGTCGACGCCGCATCCCGAAGGCCTGGGCGCCGAGCGCGCGCTCGACGACGCGCTGGCGCGCGCCGGGCTGGCCACCGATGCGATCGACTACATCAACATGCACGGCACGGCCAGCGCGAAGAACGACGAGGTCGAAGGCGCACTCGTCGCGCGCCGCTTTCCGGCCGGCACGCATGCCAGCTCGACCAAGGGCTTCACCGGCCACACGCTGGGCGCGGCCGGCATCGTCGAGGCCGTGATCAGCCTGCTCGCGATCGAGACCGGGCTGAAGCCCGGCACCGTCAACACCACCACGGTCGACGCCGACTGCGGGCCGCAGATCCGGCTCAAACCCGCGCGCTGCGAGGTGCGCTACGCCCTCAGCAATTCCTTCGGCTTCGGCGGCAACAACTGCTCGCTGGTGTTCGGCAAGGGAGCCGGGGCATGA
- the hpxZ gene encoding oxalurate catabolism protein HpxZ — translation MTLAINFPDIVAEVTAASDRYEDALVHNRTEVLDELFWDSPHTLRYGDSGNQYGHAEIRAFRAAQPPQGMKRALLRTVITTYGTDFATVNLEFRREGSTRTGRQSQTWMRTAQGWRVVAAHVSLLG, via the coding sequence ATGACGCTCGCCATCAATTTTCCCGACATCGTCGCCGAGGTCACGGCCGCCAGCGATCGCTACGAGGATGCACTGGTCCACAACAGGACCGAGGTGCTCGACGAATTGTTCTGGGACAGCCCGCACACGCTGCGCTACGGCGACAGCGGCAATCAGTACGGCCACGCCGAGATCCGCGCCTTCCGCGCGGCGCAACCGCCGCAAGGCATGAAGCGCGCGCTGCTGCGCACCGTCATCACCACCTACGGCACCGACTTCGCGACCGTCAACCTCGAGTTCCGGCGCGAAGGAAGCACAAGGACGGGGCGTCAGAGCCAGACCTGGATGCGCACCGCCCAAGGTTGGCGCGTGGTGGCCGCGCACGTGAGCCTGCTGGGCTGA
- a CDS encoding response regulator yields MSTPQLLMIEDDARLAQMVGEYLTQSGFGFAHALDGATGLEQLHQRSPDLVILDLMLPDTDGLEICRRIRALPNGLSKVSVLMLTAKGDPMDRIVGLEIGADDYLPKPFEPRELLARIRAVLRRRGETATQATAATVMRFGTLEIDRNARTVTVGGEPADLTSYQFDLLVAMAERAGRVLTRDQIMEAVRGRELEAFDRSIDVHMGRIRAAIEVDAKTPKRILTVRGVGYVFAKQQD; encoded by the coding sequence ATGAGCACGCCCCAACTTCTGATGATCGAAGACGACGCCCGCCTGGCCCAGATGGTCGGCGAGTACCTGACCCAGTCGGGTTTTGGCTTCGCCCACGCGCTGGACGGCGCGACCGGCCTCGAGCAGCTGCATCAGCGCTCGCCCGACCTCGTGATCCTCGACCTGATGTTGCCCGACACCGACGGCCTGGAGATCTGCCGGCGCATCCGCGCGCTGCCCAACGGCCTGTCGAAGGTCTCGGTGCTCATGCTGACGGCCAAGGGCGATCCGATGGACCGCATCGTCGGTCTCGAGATCGGCGCCGACGATTACCTGCCCAAGCCCTTCGAGCCGCGCGAGCTGCTGGCGCGCATCCGCGCGGTGCTGCGCCGGCGCGGCGAGACCGCGACCCAGGCCACCGCCGCCACGGTGATGCGCTTCGGCACGCTCGAGATCGACCGCAATGCGCGCACCGTCACCGTCGGCGGCGAACCGGCGGACCTCACGTCCTACCAGTTCGACCTGCTGGTCGCGATGGCCGAACGCGCCGGCCGCGTGCTCACGCGCGACCAGATCATGGAAGCCGTGCGCGGCCGCGAGCTCGAAGCCTTCGACCGCTCGATCGATGTCCACATGGGCCGCATCCGTGCAGCCATCGAGGTCGATGCCAAGACGCCCAAGCGCATCCTGACCGTGCGCGGCGTCGGCTACGTCTTCGCCAAGCAGCAAGACTGA
- a CDS encoding beta-ketoacyl synthase chain length factor translates to MSSTPTLYIEGPAFWAPTLPGWESARAVFRGEAAPADPPAKRPSPQLLAPAERRRAPDTVALALEVAAAAVESSGRKAADLPCVFASAHGDLGINDYMCSTLASDPKLLSPIKFHNSVHNAAVGYWTIGTGCMAASNSLSAYESSFAAGLLEAAAQCAADRQAVLLAGYDMPAVGPLSSVTTSRELLAVALVVAPERTERTVAAFEWSLVSGAPLPAAAQSDAARALNANAMADALPLFEALARGGAESVSMPMSAVLSLQLRLMPQP, encoded by the coding sequence ATGAGCAGCACGCCCACGCTCTACATCGAAGGCCCCGCGTTCTGGGCGCCGACGCTGCCCGGCTGGGAAAGCGCACGCGCGGTGTTCCGCGGCGAGGCCGCGCCGGCCGATCCGCCGGCCAAGCGGCCTTCGCCGCAGCTATTGGCACCGGCCGAGCGGCGGCGCGCGCCCGACACGGTGGCGCTCGCGCTCGAAGTTGCGGCGGCGGCCGTCGAATCCTCCGGACGCAAGGCGGCCGACCTGCCCTGCGTGTTCGCCTCCGCGCACGGCGACCTCGGCATCAACGACTACATGTGCAGCACGCTGGCCAGCGACCCGAAGCTGCTGTCGCCGATCAAGTTCCACAACTCGGTGCACAACGCCGCGGTCGGCTACTGGACCATCGGCACCGGCTGCATGGCGGCCAGCAACTCGCTCTCGGCCTACGAAAGCAGCTTCGCGGCCGGCCTGCTCGAAGCCGCGGCCCAGTGCGCCGCCGACCGGCAGGCGGTGCTGCTGGCCGGCTACGACATGCCGGCGGTGGGGCCGTTGTCCTCCGTGACGACCAGCCGCGAGCTGCTGGCCGTGGCACTCGTGGTGGCACCGGAGCGCACCGAACGCACGGTCGCGGCCTTCGAGTGGTCGCTGGTTTCCGGCGCACCGCTGCCCGCGGCCGCGCAGTCCGATGCGGCACGCGCGCTCAACGCCAATGCGATGGCCGACGCGCTGCCGCTGTTCGAGGCGCTGGCGCGCGGCGGCGCCGAATCCGTGAGCATGCCGATGTCGGCCGTGCTGTCCCTGCAACTGCGGCTCATGCCGCAACCCTGA
- a CDS encoding MFS transporter gives MASRLPRSFAFLAGANFAAQSAEQLSLAAAPIVAVLLLGAGPGEIGFLATAQTLPFLLMSIPLGLVADRTSRARLMRWAEAVRMLALLALLAAVLCNRLSVGLLAVLGFVGAVGTVAFSVAAPAIVPALVPREAFAQANGRLELVRSAAFAAGPALAGALVAWAGASAAFILASMLSAAALALLLRLVEPPRKPAPAHRPLAALREGAALVWRDAMLRPILLTAVAWNISWFVLQVAYVPYAMRMLGLSVGTVGVTLASYGAGMVVGALLAPRVVTAMPFGRAIQLGPAVSVLAAAAMLLTLAFPFAALAALAFFLFGAGPIIWTITSTTLRQTVTPGAMLGRVSAMFLTVNAGSRPLGAALGGLVGAWWGEPACLFLASAGFVLQAAVIFASQVRTLRQLPAAAG, from the coding sequence ATGGCGTCACGCCTTCCCCGTTCCTTCGCTTTCCTCGCCGGCGCCAATTTCGCGGCGCAATCCGCCGAACAACTGAGCCTCGCGGCCGCGCCGATCGTGGCCGTGCTGCTGCTGGGCGCAGGGCCCGGCGAGATCGGCTTTCTTGCCACCGCGCAGACGCTGCCTTTCCTGTTGATGTCGATTCCGCTGGGCCTCGTGGCCGACCGGACTTCGCGCGCCCGGCTCATGCGCTGGGCCGAAGCCGTGCGCATGCTCGCGCTGCTGGCCCTGCTCGCCGCGGTGCTGTGCAACCGGCTGTCGGTCGGCCTGCTCGCCGTGCTCGGTTTCGTCGGCGCCGTCGGCACCGTGGCCTTCAGTGTCGCGGCGCCGGCCATCGTGCCGGCGCTGGTGCCGCGCGAGGCGTTCGCGCAGGCCAATGGCCGGCTCGAACTGGTGCGCAGCGCGGCCTTTGCCGCCGGGCCGGCGCTTGCGGGCGCTCTCGTTGCCTGGGCTGGCGCCTCGGCGGCCTTCATCCTGGCTTCGATGCTGTCGGCGGCTGCGCTGGCGCTGCTGCTGCGGCTCGTCGAGCCGCCGCGCAAGCCGGCGCCCGCGCACCGGCCGCTGGCTGCGCTGCGCGAGGGTGCGGCCCTGGTGTGGCGCGATGCGATGCTGCGGCCGATCCTGCTCACGGCAGTCGCGTGGAACATCTCGTGGTTCGTGCTGCAGGTGGCCTACGTGCCGTATGCGATGCGCATGCTCGGCCTCAGCGTCGGCACCGTGGGCGTCACGCTCGCGAGCTACGGCGCCGGCATGGTGGTAGGCGCGCTGCTGGCGCCGCGCGTCGTCACGGCCATGCCTTTCGGCCGCGCGATCCAGCTCGGGCCCGCCGTGTCGGTGCTGGCGGCGGCGGCCATGCTGCTCACGCTGGCCTTTCCGTTCGCGGCGCTGGCGGCGCTGGCCTTCTTCCTGTTCGGCGCCGGTCCGATCATCTGGACCATCACCTCGACCACGCTGCGCCAGACGGTCACGCCGGGCGCCATGCTGGGGCGCGTGTCGGCGATGTTCCTCACGGTCAATGCCGGTTCGCGGCCGCTCGGTGCGGCACTCGGCGGACTGGTCGGTGCATGGTGGGGTGAGCCCGCCTGCCTGTTCCTGGCCAGCGCGGGCTTCGTGCTGCAGGCCGCGGTGATCTTCGCCTCGCAGGTTCGCACGCTGCGGCAGCTGCCCGCAGCCGCCGGCTGA
- a CDS encoding type II toxin-antitoxin system VapC family toxin yields the protein MSPAPRPVFVAEPPAAYLPRPPMVVDCSALSAVLFDEPARDEALARLAGRSLMAPGLLDHEIVSVALKKRRQGWPEHSLAQALADYEAHDIELHPIDLAGQYALAARYELSAHDAAYLWLAAELRAPLATFDQRLAAAAQAHLSTLP from the coding sequence ATGAGCCCGGCGCCGCGCCCCGTCTTCGTCGCGGAGCCGCCGGCCGCGTACCTGCCGCGCCCGCCGATGGTGGTGGACTGCAGCGCGCTCAGTGCCGTCCTGTTCGACGAGCCAGCGCGCGACGAGGCGCTGGCGCGTCTGGCGGGCCGGAGCCTCATGGCGCCCGGCCTGCTCGACCACGAGATCGTCAGCGTCGCCCTGAAGAAGCGCCGGCAGGGCTGGCCGGAGCACTCGCTCGCCCAGGCACTGGCCGACTACGAGGCCCATGACATCGAACTCCATCCGATCGACCTCGCCGGGCAGTACGCGCTGGCCGCGCGCTACGAGCTCTCGGCTCATGACGCGGCCTACCTTTGGCTGGCCGCGGAACTCAGGGCGCCGCTGGCCACCTTCGACCAGCGGCTTGCGGCCGCCGCGCAGGCACACCTCAGCACGCTGCCTTGA
- the atzF gene encoding allophanate hydrolase: protein MVHEGGPRPGAANGPAGGLAAEAWITRLDPPLHGASSGPLAGLRFAAKDNIDVAGVPTTAACPAFARTPDVHAAVVRRLLDAGASLLGKTNLDQFACGLNGTRSPYGAVPNSFDARCVSGGSSSGSAYVVATGQADFALGTDTAGSGRVPAGLNNIVGIKPSRGLVSARGVVPAAQSVDCVSIFARTVGLAARVLQTAMGFDAEDPYARQLTLATQALPARFRFGVPSAPRFFGEAFSAAAFERAIEQMRALGGAPVAVDYAPLAAAAALLYDSALVAERYAAVRDFFDGHEAEVLEPVRSILAQGRNYSAADYVDARTRLHALGQRAGAMWRDIDVLLVPTAPTHCTIAAMQADPVALNRALGEYTNFVNLLDYAAISVPSSLRADGLPFGITLIGRSGSDFQLAELGQRFHHATGLALGATGEPMPAPEALPVIAPAATARVAVVGAHLSGMPLNAQLTERGACLRAATETAPVYRLYALPGTVPPKPGLVRVAPGEGAAIAVEVWEMPLAHYGGFVALVPSPLGIGSILLADGSSVQGFLCEAAALAGAADITPHGGWRAFIASSGAIA from the coding sequence ATGGTGCATGAAGGAGGCCCGCGCCCCGGCGCGGCGAATGGCCCGGCCGGCGGACTCGCCGCCGAGGCATGGATCACGCGGCTCGACCCGCCGCTGCACGGCGCGAGCTCGGGCCCGCTGGCCGGGCTGCGCTTCGCAGCCAAGGACAACATCGACGTGGCCGGCGTGCCGACCACGGCGGCCTGCCCGGCCTTCGCACGCACGCCGGACGTGCATGCCGCGGTGGTGCGGCGGCTGCTCGATGCCGGTGCGAGCCTGCTCGGCAAGACCAATCTCGACCAGTTCGCCTGCGGGCTGAACGGCACGCGCTCGCCCTATGGCGCAGTGCCCAACAGCTTCGATGCGCGCTGCGTGTCGGGCGGGTCGAGCTCCGGCTCGGCCTACGTGGTCGCCACCGGACAGGCCGACTTCGCGCTGGGGACCGACACCGCGGGCTCGGGCCGGGTGCCGGCGGGGCTCAACAACATCGTCGGCATCAAGCCTTCGCGCGGACTGGTCAGTGCGCGCGGCGTGGTGCCGGCGGCGCAGAGCGTGGACTGCGTGTCGATCTTCGCGCGCACCGTCGGGCTTGCCGCGCGTGTGCTGCAGACCGCGATGGGCTTCGATGCGGAAGATCCCTACGCGCGCCAGCTGACGCTTGCGACGCAGGCACTGCCGGCGCGCTTTCGCTTCGGCGTGCCGTCGGCACCGCGCTTCTTCGGCGAGGCGTTTTCCGCCGCGGCCTTCGAGCGCGCGATCGAACAGATGCGCGCGCTCGGCGGGGCGCCGGTCGCGGTCGACTACGCACCGCTGGCCGCAGCGGCGGCGCTGCTCTACGACAGCGCACTCGTCGCCGAGCGCTACGCCGCCGTGCGCGACTTCTTCGACGGGCACGAAGCCGAGGTGCTCGAGCCGGTGCGCAGCATCCTTGCGCAGGGCCGCAACTACAGCGCCGCCGACTACGTCGATGCGCGCACCCGGCTGCATGCGCTGGGCCAGCGCGCCGGTGCGATGTGGCGCGACATCGACGTGCTGCTGGTGCCGACCGCGCCCACGCACTGCACCATCGCGGCGATGCAGGCCGATCCGGTCGCGCTCAACCGCGCGCTCGGCGAATACACCAACTTCGTCAACCTGCTCGACTATGCGGCGATCTCGGTGCCGAGCAGCCTGCGCGCCGACGGCTTGCCTTTCGGCATCACGCTGATCGGCCGCTCCGGCAGCGACTTCCAGCTCGCCGAGCTCGGCCAGCGCTTTCATCATGCGACGGGTCTCGCGCTCGGCGCGACCGGCGAGCCGATGCCTGCGCCCGAGGCCTTGCCCGTGATCGCGCCGGCAGCCACGGCCCGGGTCGCCGTCGTCGGCGCCCATCTCAGCGGCATGCCGCTGAATGCGCAACTGACCGAGCGCGGCGCGTGCCTGCGCGCGGCCACCGAGACCGCGCCCGTCTACCGCCTCTATGCATTGCCCGGCACCGTGCCGCCCAAGCCCGGCCTCGTTCGCGTCGCACCGGGCGAAGGCGCTGCGATCGCCGTCGAGGTCTGGGAGATGCCGCTCGCGCATTACGGCGGCTTCGTCGCGCTGGTCCCGTCGCCGCTGGGCATCGGCAGCATCCTGCTCGCGGACGGCAGCAGCGTGCAGGGCTTTCTCTGCGAAGCGGCCGCGCTGGCCGGCGCGGCCGACATCACCCCTCACGGCGGCTGGCGCGCATTCATCGCCTCCAGCGGAGCCATCGCATGA
- a CDS encoding FitA-like ribbon-helix-helix domain-containing protein: MVSLSLKDVPEALAEQLRQRAARNHRSLQGELMAIIEQAVRGADSTVAGAVPSPATATTRGHGQQIIRRGSKTTEQIAAEHRVRFPQPITAGPLAVDILRAERDAR; the protein is encoded by the coding sequence ATGGTCAGCCTGTCCCTGAAAGACGTTCCCGAGGCCCTCGCCGAGCAGCTTCGCCAGCGCGCGGCGCGCAATCACCGCTCGCTGCAGGGCGAGCTGATGGCCATCATCGAACAGGCGGTTCGCGGCGCAGATAGCACCGTGGCTGGCGCCGTCCCGTCGCCGGCCACTGCAACGACGCGCGGCCATGGCCAGCAAATCATCCGCCGCGGTTCAAAGACGACCGAGCAGATCGCCGCCGAGCACCGCGTGCGCTTTCCGCAGCCGATCACCGCCGGCCCGCTCGCGGTCGATATCCTGCGCGCTGAACGGGACGCTCGTTGA
- a CDS encoding AmpG family muropeptide MFS transporter → MSAPPAAEASPAPPWRDALKVYLEPATLRMLALGFSAGLPLLLVLGTLSFRLREAGVDRATIGYLSWVGLAYGFKWAWAPLVDRLPIPPLTTLLGRRRGWLLLAQMVVIAGLVGMASNDPRDGLPPLVWCALLVAFGSATQDIALDAFRIESAATRKQAALAAAYQTGYRLAMIWAGAGVLWIAAWAEITGATGYQNGAWKTAYLVMAASMAVGVITVLLSPEPVRVALPAPKNATAWLREVLVEPFADFIRRYRWQAALILSLIAIYRISDVVMGIMANPFYVDMGFTKDEVATVSKIYGVVMTLAGAFVGGVLSVRLGVMRVLMLGAVLSAASNLLFAGLASRGHDVTALVLVVSADNLAGGIASAAFIAYLSSLTNISYSATQYALFSSLMLLLPKFIAGYSGVFVDAYGYKAFFVGTAALGLPVLVLVALAARARNRSTTPSGQGSQMAP, encoded by the coding sequence ATGTCCGCACCACCGGCTGCCGAAGCCTCCCCTGCCCCACCCTGGCGCGACGCGCTCAAGGTCTATCTCGAACCCGCAACCCTGCGCATGCTGGCGCTGGGCTTCTCCGCCGGCCTGCCGCTGCTGCTGGTGCTGGGCACGCTGAGCTTTCGCCTGCGCGAAGCCGGCGTCGACCGCGCCACCATCGGGTACCTGAGCTGGGTCGGCCTGGCCTACGGCTTCAAGTGGGCCTGGGCGCCGCTGGTGGACCGGCTGCCGATCCCGCCTCTGACCACCTTGCTCGGACGCCGCCGCGGCTGGCTGCTGCTGGCGCAGATGGTCGTGATCGCCGGGCTCGTCGGCATGGCGTCCAACGATCCGCGCGACGGCCTGCCGCCGCTGGTCTGGTGCGCGCTGCTGGTCGCCTTCGGCTCGGCCACGCAGGACATTGCGCTGGACGCCTTCCGCATCGAATCCGCCGCCACGCGCAAGCAGGCAGCGCTGGCGGCGGCCTACCAGACCGGCTACCGGCTGGCGATGATCTGGGCCGGCGCCGGTGTGCTCTGGATCGCGGCCTGGGCCGAGATCACCGGCGCGACGGGCTACCAGAACGGCGCCTGGAAGACCGCCTACCTCGTGATGGCGGCGTCGATGGCGGTGGGCGTGATCACCGTGCTGCTGTCGCCCGAGCCGGTGCGCGTCGCGCTGCCGGCGCCGAAGAACGCGACCGCATGGCTGCGCGAGGTGCTGGTCGAGCCCTTCGCCGACTTCATCCGCCGCTACCGCTGGCAAGCCGCGCTGATCCTGTCGCTGATCGCGATCTACCGCATCAGCGACGTGGTGATGGGCATCATGGCCAACCCCTTCTACGTCGACATGGGCTTCACCAAGGACGAGGTCGCCACCGTGAGCAAGATCTACGGCGTGGTGATGACGCTGGCGGGTGCCTTCGTCGGCGGCGTGCTGTCGGTGCGCCTGGGCGTGATGCGCGTGCTGATGCTGGGCGCGGTGCTGAGCGCGGCGAGCAACCTGCTGTTCGCCGGCCTCGCCTCGCGCGGGCACGACGTCACGGCGCTGGTGCTGGTGGTGTCGGCCGACAACCTGGCCGGCGGCATCGCTTCGGCGGCCTTCATCGCCTACCTGTCGAGCCTGACCAACATCAGCTATTCGGCGACGCAGTACGCGCTCTTCAGCTCGCTGATGCTGCTGCTGCCGAAGTTCATTGCCGGGTATTCGGGGGTTTTCGTGGATGCCTATGGGTACAAGGCCTTCTTCGTCGGCACCGCAGCGCTGGGGTTGCCGGTGCTGGTGCTGGTGGCGCTGGCGGCAAGGGCGAGAAACAGATCGACCACGCCGTCGGGCCAAGGATCCCAAATGGCGCCATAA
- a CDS encoding NAD(P)/FAD-dependent oxidoreductase, translating into MNTLLRRHDVVIMGGGLAGLTLALQLKRRFDDIDVVVLERRTHPVPHATHKVGESSVEIGAHYFDTVLGLKPHMHGAQLRKFGFRFFFSEGRRDIDQVTEIGASRYLSVPSYQIDRGIFENYLAEEAARHGVNFIDSALVGQIELATDARALHRLRWSQDGVTHVIESRWLIDACGRAGMLKRKLGLAQPNAHDCNAVWFRIGDRITIDDWSDDPAWRARCNPQARWLSTNHLVGAGYWVWLIPLASGSHSVGIVADPRLHPLDTIDTFDKAMQWFQTYQPRLYDELDGKRHLLQDFAFFRNFSYGCKQVFSGQRWALTGEAGLFLDPFYSPGSDFIAMSNTYITDLVAHDRAGHALEARAQLYDQIYHSFYESTLALYTDQYPLFGDPVVLPVKVLWDYTYYWGVLSQIFFHRRLTDLALLGSVRDELQHCQHLNFAVQDFLRAWSGVSDKRNAAVMHDQAALPWFAELNRSLNDDLDDDAFKARVRASTAQLGALAREILERATGDHPDLEGTALRALLAEEPAAPRAAGAAAEDMLFAAV; encoded by the coding sequence ATGAACACCCTCCTCCGCCGGCACGATGTCGTGATCATGGGCGGAGGCCTCGCGGGCCTGACGCTCGCATTGCAGCTCAAGCGCCGCTTCGACGACATCGACGTGGTGGTGCTGGAGCGGCGCACGCACCCGGTGCCTCATGCGACGCACAAGGTCGGCGAATCGTCGGTCGAGATCGGCGCTCACTATTTCGATACCGTGCTCGGCCTCAAGCCGCACATGCATGGCGCGCAGCTGCGCAAGTTCGGCTTTCGTTTCTTCTTCAGCGAGGGCCGGCGCGACATCGACCAGGTGACCGAGATCGGCGCCAGCCGCTATCTGTCGGTGCCGAGCTACCAGATCGACCGCGGCATCTTCGAGAACTACCTGGCCGAAGAGGCCGCACGCCATGGCGTGAACTTCATCGACAGCGCACTGGTGGGCCAGATCGAGCTGGCAACCGACGCGCGCGCGCTGCACCGGCTGCGCTGGTCGCAGGACGGCGTGACGCACGTGATCGAGTCGCGCTGGCTGATCGACGCCTGCGGCCGCGCCGGCATGCTCAAGCGCAAGCTCGGACTCGCGCAGCCCAACGCGCACGACTGCAACGCGGTGTGGTTCCGCATCGGCGACCGCATCACCATCGACGACTGGTCCGACGATCCCGCATGGCGCGCGCGCTGCAATCCGCAGGCGCGCTGGCTGTCGACCAACCACCTCGTCGGCGCGGGCTACTGGGTCTGGCTGATCCCGCTGGCCTCGGGCTCGCATTCGGTCGGCATCGTGGCCGATCCGCGGCTGCATCCGCTGGACACCATCGACACCTTCGACAAGGCGATGCAATGGTTCCAGACCTACCAGCCGCGCCTTTACGACGAACTCGACGGCAAGCGCCACCTGCTGCAGGACTTCGCGTTCTTCCGCAATTTCTCGTATGGCTGCAAGCAGGTGTTCTCGGGCCAGCGCTGGGCGCTGACCGGCGAGGCCGGGCTGTTTCTCGACCCGTTCTATTCGCCCGGCAGCGATTTCATCGCGATGAGCAACACCTACATCACCGACCTGGTCGCGCACGACCGGGCCGGCCATGCGCTGGAAGCCCGCGCGCAGCTCTATGACCAGATCTACCACTCGTTCTACGAGAGCACCCTCGCGCTCTACACCGACCAGTACCCGCTGTTCGGCGACCCCGTGGTGCTGCCGGTGAAAGTGCTCTGGGACTACACCTATTACTGGGGCGTGCTCTCGCAGATCTTCTTCCATCGGCGGCTGACCGACCTGGCGCTGCTGGGCAGCGTGCGCGACGAGCTGCAGCACTGCCAGCACCTGAACTTCGCGGTGCAGGATTTCCTGCGCGCATGGTCCGGCGTGAGCGACAAGCGCAACGCGGCCGTGATGCACGACCAGGCCGCGCTGCCCTGGTTCGCCGAACTCAACCGCAGCCTCAACGACGACCTCGACGACGACGCCTTCAAGGCCCGCGTGCGGGCCTCCACCGCACAGCTCGGCGCGCTGGCGCGCGAGATCCTCGAGCGCGCCACCGGCGACCATCCCGACCTCGAAGGCACGGCCTTGCGCGCGCTGCTGGCCGAAGAGCCGGCCGCCCCCCGCGCCGCCGGCGCGGCGGCCGAAGACATGCTCTTCGCGGCCGTCTGA